The Terriglobus roseus sequence CGACGTGCTCTGCGCGTGAGACTACCGCAGTGGAATGTATGGGCCGGCTCGCCTTGGGCGAGCCGGTTCGAAACTCAAAGCAGTCTGCGAACGTTGCAGATGCATAACACCGAGGCGATGGACAAGATGCCATCGCTCACCGAACCGAACGCGGCCATCAGGTGGCTGCGCCGATAGGGAAGGAAAAGACCATGATCACAGCACCCCAGCGCAATGTAATCCGTAAGCGGGTTCACGCGCGCGTCCGCGCCAAGGTATCCGGCACTGCGGAGCGTCCGCGCCTCAACGTCTTCCGTTCGCTCAACCACATCTACGCGCAGCTCATCGACGATGCTTCGGCAACGACGCTGGCTTCGGCTTCGACCGTCACCAAAAAGGGTGAGGACAAGAAGTCCGGCGGCAACATCGAAGCAGCCGCTTCGGTTGGCAAGCTGATCGCCGAGCGCGCAAAGGAAAAGGGCGTTACCAAGGTCGTATTCGACCGTGGTGGCTACCTGTATCACGGCCGCATCAAGGCTCTGGCCGATGCTGCTCGTGAAGGTGGACTCGAGTTCTAAGAACCGGCCCAAGGGCCGATCACGGTTACGACAGGGACGCAGCTCCCAAAGAGGATTTACATGGCGATTCGCAAGAAGATTGATGCAGGCAAGCTGAACTTGAAGGATCAGGTCGTCGCGATCAACCGCGTGACCAAGGTCGTCAAGGGCGGTAAGAATATGTCGTTCGCAGCGCTGGTTGTTATCGGCGATGCCGACATGGGTATTGTTGGCTACGGCAGCGGCAAGGCGAAGGAAGTGCCCCAGGCAATCCGGAAGGGCATTGAAGCGGCGAAGAAGAATCTGTACAAGATCAACCTGACAGAGACCTCTATCCCCCACCTCGTTCTGGGCCGTTACGGCTCGGGCCAGGTTCTGCTGAAGCCGGCACCGGAAGGTACCGGAGTCATTGCAGGCGGCGCGGTTCGTGCAGTCATGACGTCGGCTGGTGTGCAGAACGTGCTCACGAAGTCGCTTGGCACTGCCAACCCGCACAACGTGATCAAGGCGACGTTTGACGCACTGATCCAGCTGCGTGACAAGGCCCAGGTTGCCGCTCTGCGTGGCAAGGATGTTTCGGAACTGTAAGCAATTCGGCGGGCAGGGGACAGCGTTCCCTGCCTGACCAACGAGGATAAGGCAATGGCAGAAGCAACGGGCAAGATCAAGATCCAGTACTTCCGCTCGAAGATCGCAACGCCGGTTAAGCACAAGCTCGTCGTCAAGGGCCTGGGTTTCACCCGGTTGAACCAGATTGTGGAGCGCGAGGACACCCCCTCGATCCGCGGCATGATCGCGGCGATCCCGCACCTGGTTCGCGTCGTAGAGTAGGCACTTTAAAACCGGGCCGTAGCGATACAGCCCGCATAACCTGCCGGACAACCCGGCAATGCGAGTCGGCCCTCCGGGGCTGGCGTTAGCGAGGAAATACCATGGCACTCAATCTTTCCAACCTTGGTGCACCCAAGGGAGCAAACAGCAACAAGAAGCGCGTCGGCCGCGGTATGGGTTCGGGCATGGGTAAGACGTCGACGCGAGGCCACGACGGTCAGCGTTCGCGTTCCGGTTCGCGCATGATGCGCGGTTTTGAAGGCGGCCAGATGCCGCTGCACCGCCGTCTCCCCAAGCGCGGATTCACCAACATCTTCCGCGTTGAATACCAGGTCCTCTCGCTGGACACGATCGAGCTCGTTGCCTCGACCCGCAACGTGACCGAGTTCACGCTGGAGTCGATCCGTGCAAACGGTCTGCTCAAGAAGAAGCGCGCACTTGTGAAGGTACTGGCAAACGGTGAGATCAAGACCGCTGTAACCGTGTACGCCCACAAGTTCTCGGCTGCCGCCAAGACCGCCATTGAGAATGCCGGCGGCAAGGCAATCGTCCTCGGCGAAGCAGTTGAGTCGGAAGCGGCTGCAGCGTAACCCTCTTTGCCCTCGCGGGCGTAGAATGGCGATACGCAAAATCATGGGAAAAGGGTCGAGCCAACTGGCTCGGCCTTTGCCCGTATACCTTCCGCACCAAGTTTAGGAACAAGGGCCGCAAGGCCTGACTGGATATCACCGCCCGATGTTCGACAAGATTGCCAACATCTTCCGCATCCCCGAGCTGCGCACGCGTGTGCTGTTTACGCTGGGCCTGCTTGCCATCTACCGCCTGGGCGGACACATCCCCACACCTGGCATCAATGCCGAGCTGCTGGCGCAGTACTTTGCCCAGAATGCCGGTTCATCGCTGGGACTGGTGGATCTGTTCACCGGTGGATCGCTGCGCCGCCTGACCATCTTCGCGCTGGGCATCATGCCGTACATCACGGCATCGATCATCTTCCAGCTGTTGACGGTGATCTATGAGCCGCTGGCAAAGCTGCAGAAGGAAGGCGAAGTCGGCCGCCGCAAGATTACGCAATGGACCCGCTATGTCACGGTGCTGCTGGCCATTGTGCAGTCGTTCGCGATTGCGCTGACGCTGACCAAGTCGCAGACGGGCGCGCCCATGGTCACCATGGGGCCCGGCAAGTTCATCGCGCTCTGCGTGCTGACCCTGACGACCGGCACCGCGTTCATTATGTGGCTGGGTGAGCAGATTACCGAGCGTGGCATCGGCAACGGTATGTCCCTGTTGATCTTTACGGGCATCGTGGCTGGTTTGCCGAACGGTATCAACGACCTCTACGAGAAGGCGCGTGACGGTGCATGGGGTGGCTTCACACCGCTGGCCATTGCGATCCTGATCGCGGCCATGGTGGGCGTCGTCTACTTCATCGTCTTCGTCGAGCGGTCTGAGCGGCGTATTCCGGTGCAGTACGCGAAGCGTATCGTGGGCCGCAAGATGATGGGTGGCCAGTCAACGCACCTGCCGCTGAAGGTGAACTCCGGTGGCGTCATGCCGGTCATCTTCGCCAGTTCGATCCTGTCAGCTCCGCTGCTGTTTGCGAACACGCAATTTGTGCAGAACCACACCTTCCTGCGCGTCATTGCCGACGGCCTGAAGCCGGGTGAACCCTGGTACCAGTTGCTGTCGATGGCTGCGATCATCTTCTTCGCATACTTCTACATTTCGATCGTCTTCCGTCCGGATGACATTGCGGATAACCTGCGCAAGTACGGCGGCTTCATCCCCGGTATTCGCCCGGGCCGTCGCACCAGCGACTTCATCAATGACATTCTGACGCGCATCACGCTGGTCGGTGCTCTGTACTTGATCGTCATCCAGTTGATCCCGCAGATGTTGATCTCTGGTATCCACCTGAACCACCTGTGGCTTGTCGGATCGGTCTTCGATCGTCTCCCGAGCTGGATTACCAACGGTCTGGGCGTCAACTTCTACTTCGGTGGCACGTCGTTGCTGATCGTGGTGGGTGTGGCGATGGATACGGTGCAGCAGGTGGAATCGCAGCTGATCATGCGCCATTACGACGGCTTCACGCCCAAGAGCGGACGCACACGCGGCCGGCGGAGCTGGTAAGCGTAGTGACTGAACTGAAGCTGAATCAAAACCCGGTCCCGGCGGATGGTTTCATCCCCGGGCCGGTTCTACTTCTGGGAGCACCGGGCGTCGGCAAGGGTACGCAGGCGCAGATCCTGATGGATCACTGGGGCATCCCGCAGATCTCCACCGGCGATATCATCCGGGAGAACATCAAGCAGGGAACCGCGGTTGGCCGTGAGTTCCAGGACTTGGTAGCACAGGGCATCTTTGTGCCGGACGACCTGGTGAACCGCATGGTGCAGGGACGTCTCTCCAAGCCGGATGTGGCTCGCGGATACATTCTCGATGGCTATCCACGGACATTGGGCCAGGCGGAATGGCTGGATGAACAACTCGATGGGCCCGGGTTTCCAGGCGCCGACGGCGAGATGACGCCAGCGGGCCGTCTCCCGGTGATTGCAGTAAGTATCGAAGTTCGGTATGATGAGTTGTTGCGTCGCATCACGGGGCGGCGCACGGGGTCCGTCTCCAAGAGGATCTACAACATTTACACGCATCCGCCGCTCGTTGAGGGCCTGGACGATGTAGATGGAACGCCGCTGGTGCAGCGGCCCGACGACACCGAAGAGGTTTTTGCGGAGCGAATGAAGCAATTCGCTGAGCTGACCGCACCGGTCATCGAGCACTACCGTGGCCTCGGCAGGTTTGAGGTTGTTGATGGTGAGCAGTCCGTCGAAGCTGTGACGGCAAGTATCGCTGCGGCGCTGAAGCGTCTGCGGCACAGTGTTGCGTAACAGAGGCGTGTAGCAGAAGCGAATGGCAATTGCGATCAAGACACCGCAGGAAATTGAAAAGATGCGCGCCAGCGGCGCCATCCTGCGAAAGGTTCACCAGGCGGTCGAGCAGGCTGTGAAGCCCGGCGCGACCACCATGGATATGGAACGCGTTGCCGAAGCGACGATCAAGGAACTTGGCGCGAAGCCTGCGTTCAAGGGATACAACGACTACCCGGCGTGCCTGTGCACCTCGGTGAACAACGAAGTGATCCACGGTATCCCCTCGGCCAAGCGTGTTCTGCAGGAGGGCGACATTGTGTCGGTTGACTGCGGTGTGATTCTGGATGGGTATTACTCGGACGCCGCGATGACGTATGCCGTAGGACAGATCAGCGCGGAGACTCGCAAGTTGCTCGAGGTAACCGAGGCAAGCCTGCGACAGGCGATCGAAGCTGTCCAGGTTGGTAACACGCTCGGCGATGTGGGAGCTGCGGTGCAGGAGATGTGCGAAGCCGAAGGCTTCGGCGTGGTCCGCGACTTCGTGGGGCACGGTATTGGCAAGAGCATGCACGAAGACCCGCAGGTGCCGAACTACGGCAAGCGGGGCAAGGGTACGAAGCTGAAGGCAGGCATGGTATTGGCGATTGAGCCGATGATCAACGCCGGCAGTGCCGATGTGAAGGTTTTGAAGGACGGCTGGACTGCAGTGACGGTGGATGGCAGCATGAGCGCCCACTTCGAACACACGGTCGCCGTAACCAAGGATGGTCCGCTGGTTCTGACGCGGTAAGCAGAGTTTGTACGTGCAGTTGCGGTTGAGAAGTTATAAGGAGACGGTTTGCCGAAGGAAGATGCAATTGAAGTAATGGCAGTGGTCGTAGAGACCCTGCCGAATGCGATGTTCAAGGTGGAGCTGGAGAACAAGCACCAGGTGCTGGCCCACGTCTCCGGCCGCATGCGCAAGAACTTCATCCGCATCCTTCCCGGTGATCGCGTTGCCATTGAGTTGAGCCCGTACGATTTGAACCGCGGGCGCATTGTGTACCGCTACAAGTAAGACGTAGCGAGTTAGCAGTCAACCGGGTAAGTCCCGGTTGAAGTTAGGAAGCAGCAAATGAAGGTACGCGCGAGCGTCAAGAAGATTTGCGATAAGTGCCAGATCGTTCACCGTAAGGGTGTTGTTCGGGTCATTTGTGAAGTCGCAAAGCACAAGCAGCGCCAGGGTTAATCCCAAGCAGCTTGTAAGTGTTGTAACCACGCGGAACCCAATAACTCCTTATGGGAGTGGTCTTCTGGGGCGAGTTAGCCGAAGTCAAGGCTTGCGATGAACCCCGGGATCTCCGCCTAACGGTCGTGTACGACAACGTCACGGCAACGAAGTAAAGGAAGACACCATGGCACGTATTGCTGGCGTCGATGTGCCCAACAACAAGCAGGCACGCATCGGCCTCACCTATATCTACGGCATCGGCGAAACCCGCGCACTGCGAATCCTTGGCAAGGCGGAGATTGATCCGCTGCGCAAGATCCAGACGCTGGACGAAGACGAGCTGAACAAGATCCGTTCTGTCATCGACCAGGAAGGCGGCATTGAAGGCGATCTCCGCAAGGAAATCGGCCTGAACATCAAGCGCCTGATCGAAATCCAGAGCTACCGCGGCCTGCGTCATCGCCGCAGCCTGCCCGTCCGCGGACAGCGCACCCACACCAACGCCCGCACGCGCAAAGGTCCCCGTAAGGGCACGGTTGCCGGAAAGAAGAAGGCGACCAAGTAATGGCT is a genomic window containing:
- a CDS encoding adenylate kinase family protein, with the protein product MTELKLNQNPVPADGFIPGPVLLLGAPGVGKGTQAQILMDHWGIPQISTGDIIRENIKQGTAVGREFQDLVAQGIFVPDDLVNRMVQGRLSKPDVARGYILDGYPRTLGQAEWLDEQLDGPGFPGADGEMTPAGRLPVIAVSIEVRYDELLRRITGRRTGSVSKRIYNIYTHPPLVEGLDDVDGTPLVQRPDDTEEVFAERMKQFAELTAPVIEHYRGLGRFEVVDGEQSVEAVTASIAAALKRLRHSVA
- the infA gene encoding translation initiation factor IF-1, which produces MPKEDAIEVMAVVVETLPNAMFKVELENKHQVLAHVSGRMRKNFIRILPGDRVAIELSPYDLNRGRIVYRYK
- the rpsE gene encoding 30S ribosomal protein S5: MAIRKKIDAGKLNLKDQVVAINRVTKVVKGGKNMSFAALVVIGDADMGIVGYGSGKAKEVPQAIRKGIEAAKKNLYKINLTETSIPHLVLGRYGSGQVLLKPAPEGTGVIAGGAVRAVMTSAGVQNVLTKSLGTANPHNVIKATFDALIQLRDKAQVAALRGKDVSEL
- the rplR gene encoding 50S ribosomal protein L18; translation: MITAPQRNVIRKRVHARVRAKVSGTAERPRLNVFRSLNHIYAQLIDDASATTLASASTVTKKGEDKKSGGNIEAAASVGKLIAERAKEKGVTKVVFDRGGYLYHGRIKALADAAREGGLEF
- the rpmD gene encoding 50S ribosomal protein L30 encodes the protein MAEATGKIKIQYFRSKIATPVKHKLVVKGLGFTRLNQIVEREDTPSIRGMIAAIPHLVRVVE
- the rplO gene encoding 50S ribosomal protein L15, which gives rise to MALNLSNLGAPKGANSNKKRVGRGMGSGMGKTSTRGHDGQRSRSGSRMMRGFEGGQMPLHRRLPKRGFTNIFRVEYQVLSLDTIELVASTRNVTEFTLESIRANGLLKKKRALVKVLANGEIKTAVTVYAHKFSAAAKTAIENAGGKAIVLGEAVESEAAAA
- the rpsM gene encoding 30S ribosomal protein S13, whose protein sequence is MARIAGVDVPNNKQARIGLTYIYGIGETRALRILGKAEIDPLRKIQTLDEDELNKIRSVIDQEGGIEGDLRKEIGLNIKRLIEIQSYRGLRHRRSLPVRGQRTHTNARTRKGPRKGTVAGKKKATK
- the map gene encoding type I methionyl aminopeptidase; this translates as MAIAIKTPQEIEKMRASGAILRKVHQAVEQAVKPGATTMDMERVAEATIKELGAKPAFKGYNDYPACLCTSVNNEVIHGIPSAKRVLQEGDIVSVDCGVILDGYYSDAAMTYAVGQISAETRKLLEVTEASLRQAIEAVQVGNTLGDVGAAVQEMCEAEGFGVVRDFVGHGIGKSMHEDPQVPNYGKRGKGTKLKAGMVLAIEPMINAGSADVKVLKDGWTAVTVDGSMSAHFEHTVAVTKDGPLVLTR
- the rpmJ gene encoding 50S ribosomal protein L36, producing MKVRASVKKICDKCQIVHRKGVVRVICEVAKHKQRQG
- the secY gene encoding preprotein translocase subunit SecY, which translates into the protein MFDKIANIFRIPELRTRVLFTLGLLAIYRLGGHIPTPGINAELLAQYFAQNAGSSLGLVDLFTGGSLRRLTIFALGIMPYITASIIFQLLTVIYEPLAKLQKEGEVGRRKITQWTRYVTVLLAIVQSFAIALTLTKSQTGAPMVTMGPGKFIALCVLTLTTGTAFIMWLGEQITERGIGNGMSLLIFTGIVAGLPNGINDLYEKARDGAWGGFTPLAIAILIAAMVGVVYFIVFVERSERRIPVQYAKRIVGRKMMGGQSTHLPLKVNSGGVMPVIFASSILSAPLLFANTQFVQNHTFLRVIADGLKPGEPWYQLLSMAAIIFFAYFYISIVFRPDDIADNLRKYGGFIPGIRPGRRTSDFINDILTRITLVGALYLIVIQLIPQMLISGIHLNHLWLVGSVFDRLPSWITNGLGVNFYFGGTSLLIVVGVAMDTVQQVESQLIMRHYDGFTPKSGRTRGRRSW